From the Agrobacterium larrymoorei genome, one window contains:
- a CDS encoding branched-chain amino acid ABC transporter permease, translated as MSESAISLREQRSDATTFRSMMSQGRVDAVVLTVLLILPFLISGSWNYALGLCFANSIGVLAVSVLVRYGGEVSIGHSFFAAIGAYSVAILETHLGLPLVVSLPVAVFAGTLFGILFAWPSRRLSGIYLAVSTMALALALPEIIISADRWTGGFEGLYVSKPLIPGLPIEPQRYYVTLIVLAAVVYALVQLRQSRQGRALLLARTHSAAAEAFGTRRAWARVSVMGISGGIAAISGAMLAFGSSAVSPTGYTFWSSIFLLVGSVVSFYGLTLTRALIGGAFLTLIPQFLSGSGAWIPVFYGVALIAVVLLGHFSPRIAELVARRRGAK; from the coding sequence GTGTCTGAGAGCGCCATATCTCTCCGGGAGCAACGCTCCGACGCGACCACGTTCAGGTCGATGATGAGCCAGGGCCGCGTCGACGCGGTCGTGCTGACCGTTCTGCTCATCCTGCCCTTCCTCATCTCCGGATCCTGGAACTACGCACTCGGCTTATGTTTCGCCAACAGCATCGGCGTCCTGGCTGTCAGCGTACTCGTCCGCTACGGGGGAGAAGTATCCATCGGTCACAGCTTCTTTGCAGCCATCGGCGCTTACTCGGTGGCGATCCTCGAAACGCATCTCGGCCTGCCGCTCGTCGTGTCGCTTCCGGTCGCCGTGTTCGCGGGTACGCTGTTCGGCATCCTCTTCGCCTGGCCGTCCCGCCGTCTTTCGGGCATCTACCTCGCGGTCTCGACCATGGCACTGGCGCTCGCCTTGCCGGAGATCATCATCAGTGCCGACCGCTGGACGGGCGGGTTCGAAGGGCTCTACGTCTCAAAACCACTCATTCCCGGGTTGCCGATCGAGCCGCAGCGATACTACGTGACCCTGATCGTACTGGCTGCAGTCGTCTACGCGCTCGTCCAGTTGCGGCAGTCGAGGCAGGGGCGGGCGCTGCTGCTGGCACGGACGCATTCGGCTGCTGCGGAGGCTTTCGGAACTCGTCGAGCCTGGGCACGTGTGAGTGTCATGGGCATCAGCGGCGGGATCGCCGCGATCTCCGGCGCAATGCTCGCCTTTGGAAGCTCGGCGGTCTCGCCCACAGGATATACGTTCTGGTCGTCGATCTTCCTCCTCGTCGGATCGGTTGTCAGCTTCTATGGACTGACACTCACGCGAGCGTTGATCGGCGGCGCCTTCCTCACGCTCATCCCTCAATTCCTGTCCGGTTCGGGTGCCTGGATTCCGGTGTTCTACGGCGTCGCTCTGATCGCGGTGGTGCTGTTGGGGCATTTCTCACCCCGGATCGCAGAACTGGTCGCAAGACGGCGGGGAGCCAAGTGA
- a CDS encoding SDR family NAD(P)-dependent oxidoreductase, with translation MNIPISAPARLDGRVALITGATGGIGKATALALAEAGAKVIATDLAESSDFGHPAIEYVRYDVTSSAQTKEVVDDVVRRYGQLDVLVLCAGTITHKPLTESTDEEWRTILDVNLMGVVNPVREIYPIMAEKGGGKIVALGSIAAKIGGVASGPAYVAAKSAVHGLMKWVAKSGAAKGVYASVIAPGPVETPMWNTVTQRAAPSANGNVPLGRYGQPEDIAQAILFLCSPASNWITGTVLDVNGGMLMD, from the coding sequence ATGAATATACCGATCAGTGCCCCCGCGCGTCTCGACGGGCGCGTCGCCCTTATAACGGGCGCCACCGGCGGAATTGGGAAGGCGACAGCGCTCGCACTCGCGGAGGCCGGCGCCAAGGTGATTGCAACCGATCTCGCCGAAAGTTCGGATTTCGGACATCCGGCCATTGAGTACGTGAGGTACGACGTCACTTCATCGGCGCAGACCAAAGAGGTGGTCGACGATGTTGTCCGCCGTTACGGACAGCTCGACGTATTGGTCCTGTGCGCGGGTACGATTACCCATAAGCCGCTGACGGAATCCACGGACGAGGAGTGGCGTACGATCCTCGACGTCAATCTTATGGGCGTCGTCAATCCCGTCCGGGAAATCTATCCCATCATGGCGGAGAAGGGCGGCGGCAAGATTGTCGCGCTTGGCTCAATCGCTGCGAAGATCGGTGGTGTAGCATCCGGCCCGGCCTATGTGGCCGCCAAGTCCGCCGTGCACGGTCTGATGAAATGGGTCGCCAAGTCGGGTGCCGCGAAGGGCGTCTATGCCAGCGTCATCGCACCTGGTCCGGTCGAGACGCCGATGTGGAACACGGTGACGCAGCGCGCCGCGCCATCGGCGAACGGCAACGTGCCGCTTGGCAGGTACGGGCAGCCGGAAGACATCGCCCAGGCCATCCTTTTCCTCTGCTCGCCCGCATCGAACTGGATCACCGGAACGGTGCTCGATGTGAATGGCGGCATGTTGATGGATTGA
- a CDS encoding branched-chain amino acid ABC transporter permease: MSWLYDFTLDLFPLMWSGVVTGCLYALGALGLVMIFKSSRVVNFSHGNIAGLAAFLIYGFSSGTLLSLSWGSAVLLAVLIVVAIAFLSYAIIAPIMGASDLTATITTLGIGLIAQGITLLVFGADIVPLDLPLPRFSASILGLRITGYDLTVLAVAVATIVALFLVIDYTKLGVAFRAISANPVAAEICGLNLRSIHLFAWIVSAVLGVIGALLIVPTTFLSSTTVATFMLQAFAAAVLGGFGSLPGALVGGILIGILMNLFTFYVSPEFTNTFLLVVMLFALNIFPNGLFARAGGTRV; the protein is encoded by the coding sequence ATGAGCTGGCTTTATGACTTCACCCTCGATCTCTTCCCCCTCATGTGGTCGGGCGTGGTCACGGGCTGCCTCTACGCGCTTGGTGCCCTTGGTCTCGTCATGATCTTCAAGAGCTCGCGCGTCGTCAATTTCTCGCACGGCAACATCGCGGGGCTGGCCGCCTTCCTCATCTACGGTTTCTCGAGCGGAACGCTTCTTAGCCTCTCCTGGGGCAGCGCGGTGCTGCTTGCCGTCCTGATCGTCGTGGCGATCGCTTTCCTGAGTTATGCGATCATCGCTCCCATCATGGGTGCATCTGACCTCACGGCAACGATCACAACGCTCGGGATCGGCCTCATCGCCCAGGGCATCACGCTGCTCGTCTTCGGGGCCGACATCGTGCCTCTCGACCTGCCGCTTCCTCGATTCAGCGCCTCGATCCTCGGCCTGCGCATCACGGGTTACGATCTCACGGTTCTGGCGGTTGCCGTCGCAACGATCGTCGCGCTCTTTCTGGTGATCGACTACACCAAGCTGGGTGTGGCGTTCCGGGCGATCTCGGCCAATCCCGTTGCCGCTGAGATCTGCGGTCTGAACCTGCGCTCGATCCATCTGTTTGCATGGATCGTATCGGCCGTGCTGGGCGTGATCGGCGCGCTGCTGATCGTCCCGACGACGTTCCTCAGCTCGACGACGGTTGCAACATTCATGCTGCAGGCCTTCGCTGCTGCGGTTCTGGGAGGTTTCGGCAGTCTACCGGGAGCGCTGGTGGGAGGTATCCTCATCGGCATCCTCATGAACCTGTTCACCTTCTATGTCTCGCCGGAGTTCACGAACACGTTCCTGCTCGTTGTCATGCTCTTCGCCTTGAATATTTTCCCGAACGGCCTCTTCGCCAGGGCAGGAGGCACCCGTGTCTGA
- a CDS encoding NAD(P)-dependent oxidoreductase, giving the protein MTDSPTIGFIGLGVMGGPMCRNVVLKHAGRVIGFDMNDQAFSILNDTKGERAASVSALSVHSDFVLLSLPGGPQVKAVAAEVARHAKPGTTIVDLSTTPVALAREVAEFLATQDIYFADAPVARTREAAKRGELSIMVGAAPQVFERINPILDYMATDITHGGDVGAGQVLKLVNNMLVFEHVVTLAEMIVLGERAGVKAETLLDAVSKGSGDSFVLRNHGRKSMLPRDFPERSFPPEYVLKDIDYVFQLAAETGVPIKAAETVRRYYEMAVEKGLGGRYFPGVIRLVEDGSMSEGSK; this is encoded by the coding sequence ATGACAGACTCACCTACCATAGGTTTCATCGGGCTCGGCGTTATGGGAGGCCCCATGTGCCGCAACGTAGTCCTCAAGCATGCGGGTCGAGTCATCGGCTTCGACATGAACGACCAGGCATTTTCAATCCTCAATGACACGAAGGGCGAACGCGCTGCGTCAGTGTCGGCTCTGTCCGTACACTCCGACTTTGTTTTGCTTTCGCTTCCAGGTGGGCCTCAGGTCAAGGCAGTCGCCGCGGAGGTTGCCCGGCACGCAAAGCCAGGCACGACGATTGTGGATCTATCAACTACGCCTGTTGCTCTTGCGAGGGAGGTCGCAGAGTTCCTCGCAACCCAGGACATTTACTTCGCCGACGCCCCGGTTGCGCGCACCCGCGAAGCGGCCAAGCGCGGCGAGCTCAGCATCATGGTGGGGGCGGCCCCTCAGGTCTTCGAGCGCATCAATCCCATCCTGGACTACATGGCGACCGACATCACTCACGGTGGAGACGTCGGTGCAGGCCAGGTGCTCAAGCTGGTGAACAACATGCTCGTGTTCGAACACGTCGTGACGCTTGCCGAAATGATCGTTCTCGGCGAGCGGGCAGGGGTGAAGGCCGAAACTCTACTCGATGCCGTTTCAAAGGGGTCGGGCGACAGCTTCGTCCTGCGAAACCACGGTCGAAAGTCCATGCTGCCGAGAGACTTTCCCGAACGCTCGTTCCCTCCGGAATACGTTCTCAAGGATATAGACTACGTCTTCCAGCTTGCAGCCGAGACCGGAGTTCCGATCAAGGCCGCCGAGACCGTGCGCCGCTACTATGAGATGGCGGTGGAGAAGGGGCTGGGCGGGCGATACTTTCCGGGTGTGATCCGCCTCGTCGAAGATGGCAGCATGTCGGAGGGCAGCAAATGA
- a CDS encoding ABC transporter substrate-binding protein: MFPGIVRLARVAAGVVALGLAGSTAVLAQTKGIDTEAKVVTVGAFTPVTGPVPFYSVLTHAADAYFKHLNENGGVRGWKVNYITYDDGYDPARSVAVSRKLVEDDGAFALAAPVGTATNVAAIPYAREKNIPMIGPIGGASAFFVEPNVFPLLPDYGWSAASNVDYAVKDLGLKKIALLWENDELGKSAKRGFDLYMKELGLQPAESVPFDVKTTSFSPHIRRVANSGAEAVILFGSNANLAAALKAADLQALEVKWFAPFFTADPSTVKLAGDLLDGTYFSSWLLPVSSEEPDVKAYRESVAKHYPGDPIGVFGLNGWSNAALFAKGFEALLDSGKPLTGENLITALETLNNAAVGGAQGVSFKAGDHRGTRQEGIIQAKDGKFELVREFRPYPTAVFDAPAQ, translated from the coding sequence ATGTTTCCAGGTATCGTTAGACTGGCCCGTGTGGCCGCAGGCGTCGTTGCATTGGGATTGGCGGGATCCACCGCGGTACTCGCGCAGACGAAGGGGATAGACACCGAGGCGAAGGTCGTCACGGTCGGCGCGTTTACACCCGTCACAGGGCCCGTGCCGTTCTATTCCGTGCTTACCCATGCCGCCGATGCCTACTTCAAGCACTTGAATGAGAACGGCGGGGTCAGAGGGTGGAAGGTCAACTACATCACTTATGACGACGGTTACGATCCGGCACGCAGCGTCGCGGTGAGCCGCAAGCTCGTCGAAGACGACGGTGCCTTCGCGCTGGCGGCTCCGGTCGGGACGGCCACCAACGTGGCGGCCATACCTTACGCCAGGGAGAAGAACATCCCGATGATCGGTCCGATCGGTGGCGCCAGCGCCTTCTTTGTTGAGCCCAACGTATTTCCGCTTCTGCCGGACTACGGCTGGTCGGCAGCTTCAAACGTCGATTACGCCGTCAAGGATCTCGGCCTCAAGAAAATCGCGCTCCTCTGGGAGAACGACGAACTCGGGAAATCGGCGAAGCGTGGTTTCGACCTCTACATGAAGGAACTAGGTCTCCAGCCCGCCGAATCGGTGCCGTTCGATGTCAAGACAACCAGCTTCAGCCCACACATCCGTCGTGTGGCGAATTCCGGGGCGGAAGCCGTCATCCTTTTCGGGTCCAACGCAAATCTTGCGGCGGCGCTCAAGGCCGCGGATCTGCAAGCGCTCGAAGTGAAATGGTTTGCGCCGTTCTTCACCGCCGATCCTTCTACGGTCAAGCTGGCTGGCGATCTCCTTGATGGAACGTATTTCTCGTCCTGGCTTCTTCCGGTGAGCAGCGAGGAGCCGGACGTGAAGGCATACCGAGAATCCGTCGCGAAGCACTATCCTGGCGATCCGATCGGCGTCTTCGGTCTTAATGGCTGGAGCAATGCGGCATTGTTCGCGAAAGGTTTCGAAGCGTTGCTGGACAGCGGCAAGCCGTTGACCGGGGAAAACCTGATCACGGCGCTTGAAACCTTGAACAACGCCGCAGTGGGAGGAGCACAAGGCGTGTCGTTCAAGGCAGGGGATCACCGCGGAACACGCCAGGAAGGCATCATCCAGGCGAAGGACGGCAAGTTCGAACTCGTGCGTGAGTTTCGTCCCTATCCCACTGCCGTCTTCGACGCGCCAGCTCAATGA